One part of the Xiphophorus hellerii strain 12219 chromosome 17, Xiphophorus_hellerii-4.1, whole genome shotgun sequence genome encodes these proteins:
- the LOC116737000 gene encoding zinc finger protein 11-like: MESSEPISDDPPLLLPSLRLFIPPLRLVSAAMWHIVQSGNLHEYGLVEDFISTITDLVPELLNPDQKAQLLLGLRARVVLELCRSEQIPDTESIQMHLDQIKSLISTWAAQPCFSDVQFPESNFVDQVGLLLKDPEEKEKFFQDVFPTDFGPDYDNALQMLMLDFLSRLEKLLPVPDIQQTASMIGGIPTALEECAHSVPDPQHLKTVLRYQTRLGHVDFTDETQNIPSSFGNCILSSLSLPQLEKIVIHPDELHIQSSSDQIQGCMTVQVEGETVTLLDYIQIEQPTLVESDDHEDMDANAKEAPLDDSDDALKPAAFQPLKQSKRLELKRKASKANSESEAAKRLRKKYSNNKTCPVCNKTFLRAAAMRRHQEIHNENRDLKYKCSSCDKRFRDQYDMNRHMMRVHEKGVMSSSPKDEDLGDPCTSEMSENKNCSLCGKYFAREVDMERHMKSHSEDRPYKCSFCDKKFKNLYVLKRHEREICKSREQKARKGAPDANAEAHSEVSVEGKICPICGRILPCTADIAKHLRSHSEERPYVCITCEKGFKYKDTLKKHQIIHGHEGIREEHCKTVEQILAEADPQNQEDPDGLDKKETEFDPPAETTMDNRTVVGLNRKKAPKACPVCSRVFDSIKTLNRHIQCHTEDRPFHCIHCKKRFKHMHGLKRHQIYAICHKKTSRLSWKKEQRAGPSHSEASGTDSAQGQTAKIPVWCSNCGKHFEYPSALKEHQENVCKVEIREVMKCDDCNKEFKSVTMLKVHQRIHDPLYCKECGKILGNEAAYERHKLMHRPMKCTMCEKSFTLLRRLREHYEKQHGFAGPFPCPQCDKSFVQLSYLAIHQRIHKGEFPYACNMCPEKFRSSNCLTVHQRKHTGEKPFLCWQCGKCYRSASELTVHMGTHSEEKPWSCSQCDMAYRTKLQLSNHVEQVHIGVRYPCKTCGKQFMKETSLKRHELIHTGERPHQCTVCGKTFLTANELRLHNRYHTGERPYKCDVCSKAFIQSGYLKSHMRIHTGEKPFKCDLCDKTFRLSYHMKKHRRTHAGKTRSFVCEDCGLVFLQKKLLWEHSLTHDVKLEQTFAAEVGLEFNP, encoded by the exons ATGGAGAGCTCAGAACCTATCAGTGACG atcCGCCTCTCCTGCTGCCGTCTCTCCGCCTCTTCATCCCCCCACTCCGCCTCGTGTCTGCGGCCATGTGGCACATCGTGCAGAGCGGGAACCTTCACGAATACGGATTAGTGGAGGACTTCATCAGCACCATCACTGATCTTGTGCCAGAACTGTTGAATCCAGACCAGAAAGCTCAGCTGCTCCTGGGACTGAGAGCACGG GTTGTTCTTGAATTGTGTCGCTCCGAGCAGATCCCCGACACAGAATCCATCCAGATGCACCTGGATCAGATAAAATCCCTCATATCCACCTGGGCAGCACAG CCTTGTTTTTCAGATGTTCAGTTTCCAGAGTCGAACTTTGTGGATCAGGTCGGGTTGTTGTTGAAGGATCCTGAAGAGAAGGAGAAGTTCTTCCAG GATGTTTTCCCCACAGATTTTGGACCCGACTATGACAACGCTTTGCAGATGCTGATGTTGGATTTCCTGTCCCGACTGGAGAAGCTTCTCCCAGTTCCCGACATTCAGCAG ACGGCGTCCATGATCGGTGGCATCCCGACAGCGCTGGAGGAGTGCGCTCACTCGGTACCGGACCCCCAGCACCTGAAAACTGTCCTGCGCTACCAGACGAGACTCGGACACGTGGATTTTACTG ATGAAACGCAGAACATCCCATCATCGTTTGGGAACTGCATCCTGTCCTCGCTGTCTCTTCCCCAGCTGGAGAAGATCGTGATCCATCCTGACGAGCTGCATATCCAGTCGTCTTCAGACCAGATCCAGGGCTGTATGACCGTGCAGGTGGAGGGCGAAACTGTGACGCTGTTGGACTACATTCAGATAGAGCAGCCGACTCTGGTGGAGTCCGACGATCATGAAGATATGGACGCCAACGCCAAGGAAGCACCGCTTGACGACTCGGACGATGCGTTAAAGCCCGCCGCTTTTCAGCCGCTGAAGCAAAGCAAGAGGCTGGAGCTGAAGAGAAAAGCTTCGAAGGCAAACAGCGAATCAGAAGCGGCCAAGAGGCTGCGGAAAAAATACtccaacaacaaaacgtgtccTGTGTGCAACAAGACGTTCCTGCGAGCCGCAGCCATGAGGCGCCACCAGGAAATCCACAACGAAAACCGCGACCTGAAGTACAAGTGCAGCAGCTGCGATAAGCGGTTCAGGGACCAGTACGACATGAACCGCCACATGATGCGGGTTCATGAGAAGGGAGTGATGAGCAGCAGCCCTAAAGACGAAGACCTGGGAGATCCCTGCACCtctgaaatgtctgaaaataaaaactgctccTTGTGCGGGAAGTACTTCGCCCGGGAAGTCGACATGGAGCGACACATGAAGTCCCACTCAGAAGATCGTCCGTATAAGTGTTCGTTTTGCGACAAGAAGTTCAAGAATCTGTACGTGTTGAAGAGGCATGAGAGGGAGATTTGTAAGAGCAGGGAGCAGAAAGCGAGGAAAGGCGCTCCAGATGCGAACGCAGAGGCGCACTCGGAGGTATCGGTGGAAGGGAAAATCTGTCCAATCTGCGGCCGAATCCTCCCCTGCACCGCGGACATCGCAAAGCATTTACGCTCCCACTCTGAGGAGCGACCGTACGTCTGCATAACCTGCGAGAAGGGCTTCAAGTACAAAGACACTCTGAAGAAACACCAGATCATCCACGGGCACGAGGGTATCCGAGAGGAGCATTGCAAGACCGTGGAGCAGATCCTGGCGGAAGCAGATccccagaaccaggaggatccTGACGGAttagataaaaaagaaacagaatttgACCCGCCTGCAGAAACTACAATGGACAATCGGACTGTAGTGGGTTTGAACAGAAAGAAAGCCCCAAAGGCATGCCCTGTGTGCAGCAGGGTGTTTGATAGCATCAAAACTCTGAACAGGCACATCCAATGCCACACAGAGGACCGACCGTTTCACTGCATCCATTGCAAGAAGAGGTTCAAACACATGCATGGCCTGAAGAGACACCAGATCTACGCCATCTGCCACAAGAAGACTTCCCGTCTGTCGTGGAAGAAGGAGCAGAGAGCCGGACCCAGCCACAGCGAGGCGAGCGGTACCGACTCCGCACAAGGCCAAACGGCCAAGATCCCCGTCTGGTGTTCCAACTGTGGCAAACACTTCGAGTATCCATCCGCCCTGAAGGAGCACCAGGAGAACGTCTGCAAGGTGGAGATCCGGGAAGTGATGAAGTGCGACGATTGCAATAAGGAGTTCAAGAGCGTCACGATGCTCAAAGTCCACCAGCGGATCCATGACCCGCTCTACTGCAAGGAGTGCGGCAAGATCCTCGGGAATGAGGCCGCCTATGAACGGCACAAGCTCATGCACCGGCCGATGAAATGCACGATGTGCGAGAAGAGCTTCACCCTTCTGAGACGACTGAGGGAACACTATGAGAAGCAGCACGGCTTCGCCGGGCCCTTCCCCTGTCCGCAGTGCGACAAATCCTTCGTCCAGCTGTCCTACCTCGCCATCCACCAAAGGATACACAAAGGAGAGTTCCCCTATGCCTGCAACATGTGCCCCGAGAAGTTCCGCTCGTCCAACTGCCTGACCGTCCACCAGAGGAAGCACACCGGGGAGAAACCCTTCCTGTGCTGGCAGTGTGGGAAGTGCTACCGCTCAGCCTCGGAGCTGACGGTCCACATGGGGACGCACTCCGAGGAGAAACCCTGGAGCTGCTCGCAGTGCGACATGGCCTACCGCACCAAGCTGCAGCTCAGTAACCACGTGGAGCAGGTCCACATCGGCGTGCGCTATCCCTGCAAGACCTGCGGCAAGCAGTTTATGAAGGAGACGTCCCTGAAGAGGCACGAGCTCATCCACACCGGGGAGAGACCGCACCAGTGCACCGTCTGCGGGAAGACCTTCCTGACCGCCAACGAGCTCCGGCTTCACAACCGCTACCACACCGGAGAGCGGCCGTACAAGTGCGACGTGTGCAGCAAAGCTTTCATCCAGTCGGGCTACTTGAAGTCTCACATGCGCATCCACACGGGGGAGAAACCGTTTAAATGCGACCTCTGCGATAAAACCTTCCGTCTGTCCTACCACATGAAGAAACACCGGCGGACTCATGCCGGGAAAACGCGGAGCTTCGTCTGTGAGGACTGTGGATTGGTCTTCCTGCAGAAGAAGCTGCTGTGGGAACATTCGCTCACTCACGACGTGAAGCTGGAACAAACGTTCGCAGCGGAAGTCGGACTAGAATTTAACCCATGA